Sequence from the Uloborus diversus isolate 005 chromosome 8, Udiv.v.3.1, whole genome shotgun sequence genome:
aaccaatcaaccagctagagATGCGGTCAACCGGTTCATAAAACTCATAAAACGAAATCGGTAGCCACCAgtggacagtattcacctgacgtcactgcgggtaaaaacccctcactgcagtgcattgtgggaactacAGCGTAtcataacacttgcttttgtgtggcttataaactcttctttctatttaaaaatgggaggttttttacgtttttaagtAAGAAacgtaaaagaatgatgaacgattcatttgatacgaaatactctctttattatcgtattttcacgGGTTTAAGCATCTTTGGTTTCTTATCAGAAACatatggtgaaaactcgaattctctttttattttccctgtttctcggcattttccatgcattcgtaagtctttttaagcccttaacatgttcattatgcgcatgaagtccagtaatccttaaataaaacgagtttttttagcactactgacactacgtaattggtcaaaatacccgcagacggacagctgatgggaccgttgccaaaccgtgaataaggtccgttaaccggtagctctcaagaacgccGCGGTTAGGAACCGATTACTTACCGGTAAACCGGTGAGGTTTATCGAACGCAAACTTTGTGCTCCGTGAACTTCTTTTGAAGTGTGACATCTAAACTTTTGCAAATCCACGCTTGTTTTTGTTCCCGAGGCTTATAGAGATTTTCgggttcggatttttataaagtTCGAAAGGAACTTATAAACATCTGAGCGTAAGCATAATTTTATGTGTTgaacttttgtatttatttaaaactcaTAGTAAATCGGTCAAATACTATTTTATTTCCTGGTTTCAGTTCTCTCATGCTATTAGTATAGCTTCCAAATTTTCGTGCTAACAGCTGTGTATTTTCTTTTCAGCAtggggaaaataatgaaaatagggaaGGTTGTATTGGTTCTAAATGGACGATATGCAGGAAGAAAAGCCGTCGTTGTAAAGGTTAGTTTGTTCTTGTATTAACATGTGTTGAACTTTTTCAATCATTATAGCTTAATGTTTACATTTGTCAGTTAACCCCTAACGTCTACTGTCGTCCAACCTCATAAAACCacaaacttatttattcatttatgcgCCCCCCCCCTCCTATTGCCTAACCCAGTGttgtttatttacatgaaatattttatttttcttgtcattttttaCTAGACAGACTTAAGTGAAGTGCTTTTCTTCCTCGATCTAACTTCAGGATATGCGTTTGTCATTCCATTTTTCACCCTCTCTCGTTAAAGATATTTCTGCATATCTACCTCGAATTGGCGATGTTTATGAAGAAAGCAGTGCCTTTTATACGCAAATCATTTTAACTGGTCTCATTAAGACCAgtcttttccaagtctttctaTCTGAATTGTCGGGTTTCTGAGGTTCTAAGACGTTTCAAATTCCAGTTGGTGTTCTCTTTCATTTATAAGTTTTGTTCTCTTCTCTTATCATTCCACTTGATTCCTTGATTGTTGTGGAATTAATAAAACTGATTGCCGTTGCCATCTTGCCTATATTGTACAAACTCTGAATACTGTACAATTTCTCTTGGAAAGTCATAATCATATGAAAAAGCtacaacttttgataaaatttttactaatttGGTTTACTTTATAAATAATTACTGTCATACATTACAAATAAAACTGGTATCCATTTTACAAAGCATAATATTACTGATTACTATGCTGAAAAtattcagtactttaaaatttttgtcagttattttgtaaattttgttcgGTAAAATAGGGATTTTTGACCTTTCAAACAGTTACCCTGTGTTTGCTAGTATTATGTACATTCATTACTGTTattcttttcattatatttagaataatgaTGAGGGCACGTCTGACAAACCATATGGACATGCTTTAATTGCTGGAATTGATAGATATCCAAGAAAAGTTACCAGACGCATGTCGAAGAAAAAGTTGAACAAGCGAAATAAAATCAAGCCTTTTGTTAAAGTTCTGAATTATAATCATCTCATGCCAACAAGGTAAATAATCTCTTTTGCCTGGTTTTCAGACCTTTTaattaattctcttttttttataatattttgttacAGAAATAAACTCGAGCCCATTCAATACTCTGACTCATTAAGAGCTAGTAAACtgcaatttcttaaaaaaatctacTTCAAACTAAAAGGGAGTATTGCATATTTAATCACACAAATTTGCAGGAAACTGCTTCTTGTGTTTTGGTGTTGCAACAAacctctttctcaatgccaaaaACAAAGTGCTTTCTGCAAAGTTGTGAGATTAAACATAGTATTTCCTTTTACTCTTCTACACTAAAGTGTTTCCTTGGGGAAAAATgtgcacaaattattttaaaaaatgtttgtaattgaagtaaTACTTGTACTAAGTTCATTAAGTTTGCAGTAAATTTTCCATGCTAATGTTTAAGTTACTCTAGTTATCTTCTGTGTTGTGTGCTTAAAAGCGAAATTTAAATCCTTGATTTAAAATCCAGGGCATACAATGCACATCGTCACGTCTGAGCAATAGTCTGATACATTACTGTTTTCAAACTTGGATGCCTTCTGTGCTCTGATACAATATACCTCCTGACtatgtgtttaatttttatatgatgAATTCTCTAActgcaataaacaaaaaattgcacTATGTTTTGAACACCTTCATTTGCATGTATTGCTCAACGTTAAAATTAAACACCAAGGAGAAATGGtcgggaaaaaatgaaatttggcaaaaggATAGACAGCAAGGAACCGAAAGTGATCTATCTCTATTTAGAAACGACATTGAGATTATAGAACGAGAACGTGAGGCATTAACTtggtaggatgtaggaccactgCAAGTGGCGATACACAGAGAAGCAAGTCCAGATACAGAGTCAATAAGAGTGGATGGTATCTTGAAGGATGAATCTCCGTTCCCTGTCAACTATTTGCCCGAGTTTGTCCTCGAAACAAGGCAGGAACTAAGTTGCAAAcagcgtccaatcacatcccacatgTTTGATTGATGACAGATCAGAAGAGCATGGTGGCCACGAAAGCATTTGTACACCTTGTAGAGCATGTTGGGAGATGCGAGCACTATTTAGTTGGGTGTTAGCCTGCCGGAAATTTGCATTGGGCACAaaggtgcccatatgcaaaattttccccatggaaacaaattcagtacagattagagatattaaaatttgattttttaataacttattcattaatgggtggaaaagaaatttttatacatttttgcaatgaaaaaagcattaaaaacaagaaagttctcatttcaaagggggggggggcttgggtCCCCCTTCCTCCCATATAtgggcaccccccccccaaaggcaAGGGATTGCCACAGGCTGCAGCATATTCTGCAAATATCATTCGGccatcatagtgccctgaatacgaactagaggtaaCAAGGTATCATGCAATAGCACCTGAAACCATGATGTCGCTGCCGGCGGTGGGGCACTCCACAGTTGCTGCTGTATTAGACCTGTCTTCACATCAATGCCACACTCGTATGCGGTAACTATCATTGGAAAAATCGGAAATGCTGCTCATCTGAGCACATGACGTTCCGACATCCAAATCGCTCTAGCCCGGCACAATCCCAAGCGCTGACGTCTATGCTGTGGGTTCAATGGCAGTCTTCGTAATAGACACCGAAAGTGCAGGCTACTTGCAACCATTCGAAGGAAAATAGTTTGGATCGATGTGGGAACGTCCGGGGTGCCTTGGGGCACATGCATCATCGCTTGCGGGACTGCCAATGCTGGTCGGCAGATGCATTGGTCCATGTGTGCTGATGTCACTCTGGCTGCCACCGGCACTCCTTAAATTGCCGCATTTGCTTGCTCCAACCATGTTTACCACTGCTGATGCACCATGGACGCATCCATGGTGGCATCTGCTGCAGTTTGACATTAGGACTGACCTGCCCTTCTCAgcccgatcaccatacccctcgtagaATTGGCTGTCTACTGAAAGTGCTTATGTTGACCGCGGCCTAGCATTCTCCTGTTACACGTAACCTccacgacaaaaaaaaattaatttgaatttttggcatcatgaattcaaattgttttttcgcaatcacgagcgtgtgtatgtatgcgcgtgcagacctgccaactctcccgtttttcacgggagactcccgttttttactccattctcccggttgtacgtttgagtatccatttctcccgttttttttattttttcggggttttttcttttttttaaaatttaacttaattttcttccttaaaatagtTACTCACAGCCCTAATAGATGGCATGGCTAGCAGAGCAAACCCGCACTGCTCAGTGAGCTCACGTTCGACGAGCAcaaccggttagttaatcacgtgacagctaatgatcacgtgctccaatcaactgcttagaatggtaaggGATGCgttaaccggttgatcatagatcgctgcggttagcaaccggttacttaccgatcgaccggtgaggttcgtcgaacgcaaggtgaGCGGCAAACATCCGATGGGTGCGTTCGGAGTGTCGACCGAAATGCTTCCGGAGATGGTATTTTGGTTTAACTCTACGTTCGCACTTCCACTTCTATCTCACGTATGCGCCGTTGCCGTTTTCGCGGTATCGTTCAGTTTTCAAACGCATGCTAACTGCGCCGCGTGTTTTCATCTTGATCTACAGCGTGCGTTGTAGTTTAACATTCATCTTTACCGatgtctgaaaaaaagaaatatctacaAACAAAAAGAGCGATTATACGAGTGAATtctctttcatgaaaaaattaaataaatacttgttataacagtgttttttacttattatagcatcgtttaaaatctccctttttctcccttaaagctttgactggatctaccgttttttcttttcataaggttggcaagtctgcgcgtgtgtgtttgtgtaggtgcatgtgtgtgggtgcctGAGTGTGAGTCTGTATGTAAGCAAGTGTGTGCATGATGGGTtcgggtgtgtgtgtaggcgttcgtgtgtgtatgtatgcatgtgtgtgcatgttttgtatgcagtgctgtgtgtgtaggtgtgtgagtttgtatgcgtgtgtgtaggatatggacgcaacctggagacggttttcgctagaggagccggtcgacggtggtgctggcagagggtgctgataggaaaataaaatgatagcacgccaaaacagtcaaatgagaacaataagcaatcatgattgctcaaaaaatatcttcaatgATTGGTCTGCCAGAAATAACAGTACAAATAATACCCATTGTAGAAGTTCCTCTGTTGTGTGTCCACCCTgaaatttgcttagatttttgtcaatgccttcttggtgttgcatttttaaTGTTGAACAGTGTATATGCCGGGGTATTAGTtactactgttaaaaaaaaattgcagtagtACCTCCAAATAATGGACAGTTCAAGGTTTGTAcactccgggaaaacttggaattgtcagggaaaatgacatagttaaaaaagTCGGGGGAATTTTCCAATTttgccccccaaatttttttctcGGATAATTTTGTagcatgagatctaatcttcgtttttatcgatgtttccttaaaaaaattaaatgacactaaattaaataactattccaaaatattaattctaaccaatggatagaggcctatttcattgaaagtcataggtgtacgaacacttttgggagccactgtacatttgCTGTAGATAAATGCATTGGCAGAAAATTGCTCATAATATCCTTAACTCTGactatcttcaaaatttgaaaagttaatgaaaacATGTTCGTTGTTGCTTTCACGAATGCATGATGGAAAGCAAAAGGCATATACTtgatatttttatcttactatggtgtctgctatttgggggggggggggggttgtcactTTGTGAGGCTGCATTTTGAGCTAAAAGCTGCAAGTTTAATCAAAGATATGTACAGTTTGCCACTGTGCACTACAACACTTGTTATTGTGTATTtactgcatttcatttttaaaatgtaactaaTCATTTGGTCTTGCATGAAGAAACGATAACATACATTATGTAAGAAGCTAACttttttaatgttcatttaataaattttcccttttaaacattaaaaatctgCTCCTCAATATTATTCCTCTTGGTCTCCTACTCTTAAAATAAAGTGAAAGTTTTTCTGtatatgttttgatttttgagAAGTCATTCTCTAAGCATCATATTCATTCACAGGTGGTATTCCATCTGCATCGTTTGAAAGCCAATTCCACAAGCAAATCAATTGTACTCTCAaaatcttctttcttttaaaagttctgaaaatttcCAACTTAAATTTCTGAGTGGATctgttaaagaaatgtttttaacatttCACAATTGTATGcccgaaaataaattttaacagctaaattattccataaaaattttgtataaaagtaCATAAAGAAAAGGAATCTCGTCTTTATAGCagctctcttgcaatatttaaaaataaatttttgatgctTAGAAATATGTTTTAAGTTTGTGTTTTGGTCTTCAGTTGAAAGTGATAAATACATCACAGGTAGTTTTGAATTTAAATGGTAGTTATCGTCTCCTGTGTAAtgtatgaatgaaaaatattatccTACTTTTTGTACAcatgcataacattttttttcttgctaggTACATGGTAGATATTCAATTTGACAAAAGCATAGTCAATAAAGAAGTACTAAAAGATCCAGCAAAGAGACGTAAGGCCAGACGAGATGTTAAGGCAAAATTTGAggaaaggtaaatattttttctaaccacattattcaacattttattaatgttttaatgcaagtaTGTTGCAGTTTTCTTTtcactttatttcaaatttatttaagttttgagGGTTGTTCAAGCATTCAGGATCCAAATCACATCCAATAACAGTTAGCTTTCTTTGGTACATACATAACTATGAAGAAATAATTCCaattcaatttatatgcaataagTTACTCTTATGTGATTTCACAGTATTGTGCACATTGTGGACATGACATGTGCAAACTTCTGATAAACATAACTTGGAAAAAACTGTGAATGCGTCTTTTATGAAATTTGAACATCATTAAGTAGAGCATATTTgagcattaaaataaattataacttctttccaaaagaaagaatttgcatttatgcaaatatgaatatgacacaaaaatatttacatttgaaagtCTTTTAAATACAGAGCAGATTCTCTGAATTTCATGAACACTTTCGTTATGAAATTAAATTAGGGAAATCAGCCCATACACAGTAGGATGGTACCCATTTACAtgtttaaagagaaaatttaatttttgcaggTCTTGCCCTTTTAATTTGtaccttttgatgaaaaaacgcCAATTATGaactataaaatgaaaattctGATTTTTGGAGGTAACACAAGTGACCTAAAGTCAGGTCTGTGATCGGAAAATAATTTcagggttatctattatgaaagcattttatgtaattaatatacatataaaagacatttgagtttcggaacaatattttttggaaatttttaaatgtaaactaaCATTTGAATGTGAAACTAacttttcgggaggggggggggtgaaccctaagtctccccccccccccctgtatacGGCTCTGTCTAAAGTTAGCTACTATGAGAAAATGTTGCAAAACCAGGGCTGGCTTTTTGACATCTAAAACCTGTTTTTGATGAGCATGTAGGGTTTTGCCTGTcttagtttttgatgaaaaagacttctaattccaacatttccctttgTTAGCGTTGACTCCAAAGCACATATCTCGAAAACACATTTCTGTAaacactgccgtttacctgcccacggcagtatagtatTCATGGTCTAGAATTGATAAAAAGCACTGTTCCAAATTTTGTTCAAGAGTGCTAAACCAATGAAGTCTGCATTTATCTaaatataattatatatttttattttctattgcaAAACCTTATGCTAATGgagaaatttaatttcttatttttagttttattaaatgaaaacgaTAGAAATTTATATGATGCAATTCCATGTTGAACATTTCACTTTTAGtcttcttttcatattttattgagaagTTTCATGAAAAAATGCCTCTAAAAGGAGAGAAATTTTAGAAACTTAAATatagttatgattttttaagaacttttgctAAGgaagtgtatttttctttttggtccaaatgcttttgaagttttaaaactaatGTTATAAGGGGGAAGACTTGCcccaaatctttttttaaaatcttacatttgcATATTGAATAATTAATGGTACAAAATTATAGTTTCAATGCAGCATGTGATTTGTTTATAGACAAAAACAGGTTAACTATTTGGTGGCCAAATGGTGTTCATTATTAGGCCATATTACTGTTCCATGCATCAGTAGTATGGACCAATGAAATTTTGTAGTCATTGGCCATTGagcttatttttctaaatttctaccCAGAGCCATCAAGAGGCTATGTTGGCCAAGTCAAAAGCTAGGGTTCTGCGTAGTTTTATGTTTCATGAGGTCTTTTGGTCGAACAAAATGCAATGACCATGTTCGAATGTTGGAAACACGTTCTAAATAAGTTgaatttctattattattttggtCTCCtataaaaatgttgaataaatttaaacttgATTTCAAGTatttccaagaattttttttttttcctttttggcaaTCTCAGTcacatttgaatactttgtacataaatattattttaagatgtattttagtatcaaaaaatttatattttctactaAACTCTTAAGGCTAATATAGTAAGAATCTAATGATGGTGTTGCGGTATCCAGTGAAACTGTTCGACACGTTGTGACATAGGAAAGTTAGGCTGAATTTGgtaatttatgtttgaaattttaagaaaaggctGAATTAAATCAAACAGAACggtttgcaattaaaaataatactggcGCGGCGCCGTTTTAAATTTGCCATAATATTTTGATGTATTCAATAATTTCATCATCAAAAAAATAAGTAGGCAACCAATAAAGGGATATTTTGATACTTGTGATTTTTACCcaatctccaaattttttgcAATAAGATCAAAAAGAGAGGGGAAAAAAGTCATTCTGAGTGTGCTATATTAAACCTGCATCTATTAGACTTGAATGATGTAGTTAGTATGAAGTGAAGAAGAGTGGTAAGTTAAGATCACTAAGCAGtccaattaaaactgaaattgaGACTATAAAATAAGAGATAGACTAAGGTGGCATGATATAATTACTTCTTCAAAGATTTCTGCAAATCAAATGTTTGGGAACTCCTGATATATAGAGTTTATGATAAATGTTTCCCAATGTTTTGCActtgacaaaaagtttttatgattattataatctgcaatgttttctcttttttcaggTATAAGACTGGCAAGAGCCGTTGGTTTTTCCAGAAGCTAAGATTTTAAGCTGTAATATTCAATtccattaaaatgtttctttattgcgagttttatattgtttgattttctaaagtgcagaaaaagaGAAGCAGCAGatcataaaggattttttttttttttttgaagcataacTACCCCACGAGTTTCAAATGgtccttttttatttctttccttcgATGCCTTTATTTGGAGTTGAGTCCCTTTCCCTACATAGTGAAAGAGAGTCAACTATAGTTTGACTTCAATTTAACGATTTCTTTGGTCTGAATTTGACTACATTGATTGTTTCTCTttgatttaacaatatttttttccagtcCCTCAAACGTTAAATCAGGAAATACTGTATTGCATCAAAGCATTGTAGAATTCAAACTTTCTCAATCTTCCACATGAATTTCAACTTGAAAGTTACTTCATAATGATCTAagacagcggttcccaaccttttcccccttgcgaaccccttcaaaacttcaaaagaagttg
This genomic interval carries:
- the LOC129227573 gene encoding 60S ribosomal protein L27-like codes for the protein MGKIMKIGKVVLVLNGRYAGRKAVVVKNNDEGTSDKPYGHALIAGIDRYPRKVTRRMSKKKLNKRNKIKPFVKVLNYNHLMPTRYMVDIQFDKSIVNKEVLKDPAKRRKARRDVKAKFEERYKTGKSRWFFQKLRF